In a single window of the Zea mays cultivar B73 chromosome 5, Zm-B73-REFERENCE-NAM-5.0, whole genome shotgun sequence genome:
- the LOC103626061 gene encoding tyrosine N-monooxygenase, with the protein MALAPSHAHASLAVAPFTVLCTFLALVALLFLHRYRRSNARPSKKTRQLPPGPAGLPIIGSLHCLVSKKPVFRWVHGLLKDMNTKILCLRFGAVHVVVVACPEIAREVLRTNDAALASRPETDACELFSLGYKGAILSPYGEQWRKMRRVLTSEILSASMEQRQQRRRAQEADYLVASLYSQCCSSASAAASSAASSAVVDIRHVARHFSCNMIRSLVFGKRHFGAGAGPGPEEVAHVDTLFALLNYIYIFSVSDYVPAAWRWMVAGLDLGGDREAGRSVMRTLSRLHDPIIRERIREWDGLRERGEKREVRDFLDALVSLVDSQGRPFLSFDEIKAQTAEMMFATIDNPSNAVEWALAEMMNRPEVMKKAMEELDAVVGKDRLVQESDIPGLNYLKACVREAFRLHPYHALNLPHVAMEDTVVSGYLVPKGSHVLLSRLALGRNPDVWDEPLQFRPERHLVNDGDVVLTEPDLRFISFSAGRRGCPGVSLGSSITMMLFARLLQGFAWSKPPGVRAIRLEESSASLALAEPLLLQAQPRLPVHLYAASG; encoded by the exons ATGGCGCTAGCACCTAGCCATGCCCATGCATCACTTGCCGTCGCTCCATTCACAGTACTTTGCACCTTCCTTGCCCTTGTTGCCTTATTGTTTCTGCATCGATATCGTCGAAGCAACGCAAGGCCGTCGAAGAAAACACGGCAGCTGCCGCCAGGCCCGGCCGGGTTGCCGATCATCGGCAGCCTGCACTGCCTGGTGTCGAAAAAGCCGGTGTTTCGGTGGGTTCACGGCCTTCTCAAGGACATGAACACCAAGATCCTATGCCTCCGCTTCGGGGCCGTGCACGTCGTGGTAGTCGCCTGCCCGGAGATAGCCCGCGAGGTTCTCAGGACGAACGACGCCGCCCTGGCGTCTCGCCCGGAGACAGACGCCTGCGAGCTGTTCAGCCTCGGGTACAAGGGCGCCATCCTGTCGCCCTACGGGGAGCAGTGGAGGAAGATGCGGCGGGTCCTCACCTCCGAGATCCTGTCCGCGTCGATGGAGCAGCGGCAGCAGCGGCGGCGAGCGCAGGAGGCCGACTACCTCGTCGCTTCCCTGTACAGCCAGTGCTGCAGCAGCGCCAGCGCAGCCGCATCGTCGGCTGCTAGCTCCGCCGTCGTCGACATACGCCATGTAGCCCGCCACTTCTCCTGCAACATGATCCGGAGCCTCGTGTTCGGCAAGCGGCActtcggcgccggcgccggcccgGGTCCTGAGGAGGTGGCGCACGTGGACACGCTCTTCGCGCTGCTCAACTACATATACATCTTCTCCGTCTCGGATTACGTCCCCGCTGCGTGGAGGTGGATGGTTGCTGGCCTCGACCTTGGCggtgacagggaggctggcaggAGCGTGATGAGGACTCTGAGCAGGCTGCATGATCCCATCATACGGGAGAGGATCCGTGAGTGGGACGGCCTTCGCGAACGCGGCGAGAAGAGAGAGGTCAGGGATTTCCTTGACGCGCTCGTCTCTCTCGTGGATTCGCAGGGGCGGCCTTTCTTGTCGTTCGACGAGATAAAAGCGCAGACAGCG GAGATGATGTTTGCAACCATTGACAACCCATCGAACGCGGTGGAGTGGGCGCTGGCGGAGATGATGAACAGGCCGGAGGTGATGAAGAAAGCAATGGAGGAGCTGGACGCGGTGGTCGGCAAGGACAGGCTGGTGCAGGAGTCGGACATCCCGGGCCTCAACTACCTGAAGGCGTGCGTGCGGGAGGccttccggctgcacccgtaccaCGCTCTGAACCTGCCGCACGTCGCCATGGAAGACACCGTGGTCTCCGGCTACCTGGTCCCCAAGGGCAGCCACGTGCTGCTGAGCCGGCTGGCGCTTGGGCGGAACCCCGACGTCTGGGACGAGCCTCTCCAGTTCCGGCCGGAGCGACATCTGGTGAACGACGGCGACGTGGTTCTCACGGAGCCGGACCTTCGGTTCATCTCGTTCAGCGCGGGCAGGAGGGGGTGCCCGGGGGTGTCACTCGGCAGCTCCATTACGATGATGCTGTTCGCAAGGCTCCTCCAAGGGTTCGCGTGGAGCAAGCCTCCTGGCGTCCGTGCGATCAGGCTCGAGGAATCCAGCGCAAGCCTAGCACTGGCTGAGCCGCTCCTCTTACAAGCTCAGCCTCGTTTGCCGGTGCATCTCTATGCGGCGTCCGGTTAA